A genomic segment from Desulfonatronum lacustre DSM 10312 encodes:
- the rpsK gene encoding 30S ribosomal protein S11: MARPARKAGKRKEKKNIPVGVAHIQASFNNTIISFTDQKGNVVSWASSGMAGFKGSRKSTPFAAQLAAESAARKAQEQGMRTVGVLVKGPGSGREAAMRAINKVGFQVTYIRDITPIPHNGCRPPKRRRV, encoded by the coding sequence ATGGCAAGACCTGCTCGAAAAGCCGGCAAACGGAAAGAGAAGAAGAACATTCCAGTAGGAGTCGCTCACATCCAGGCCAGCTTTAACAACACCATCATTTCCTTTACAGACCAGAAGGGAAACGTCGTCAGTTGGGCCAGTTCCGGAATGGCCGGCTTTAAAGGATCACGTAAAAGCACCCCCTTCGCGGCGCAATTGGCCGCGGAATCCGCCGCGCGCAAGGCGCAGGAACAAGGAATGCGTACCGTCGGCGTTCTGGTCAAGGGACCGGGGTCCGGCCGTGAAGCCGCCATGCGGGCCATTAACAAGGTCGGCTTTCAGGTGACCTATATCCGTGACATCACGCCGATTCCGCACAATGGTTGCCGTCCGCCCAAACGCAGAAGAGTCTAA
- the rpsD gene encoding 30S ribosomal protein S4: MARYTEAKCRLCRREGAKLFLKGDRCFTDKCAYERRSYAPGEHGRARKKFSDYALQLREKQKLRRTFGVLERPFRNYFSKADKQRGVTGTNLLVLLETRLDNVIYRMGYANSRDQARQLIRHGHFTLNGHKVNIPSLRMRIGDEIVVKESSRKIPVILEAQQVIARRGTPAWLEVDGAQHKGKLVSVPTREDISFQINEQLIVELYSK, encoded by the coding sequence TTGGCCAGATATACTGAAGCAAAATGCCGATTGTGCCGCCGGGAAGGCGCAAAGCTTTTTTTAAAAGGTGATCGCTGTTTCACCGACAAATGTGCTTACGAGCGGCGTTCATACGCACCCGGAGAGCATGGCCGCGCACGCAAGAAATTCAGCGACTATGCGTTGCAGTTGCGGGAGAAGCAGAAGTTGCGCCGAACTTTCGGAGTTCTCGAGCGTCCGTTCCGAAATTATTTTTCCAAAGCCGACAAGCAGCGAGGCGTGACCGGCACCAACTTGTTGGTATTGTTGGAAACACGCTTGGACAACGTGATTTATCGCATGGGGTATGCCAACTCTCGCGACCAAGCCCGACAGTTGATCCGCCATGGTCATTTCACACTGAACGGCCATAAAGTGAACATCCCCTCCTTACGGATGCGCATTGGAGACGAGATCGTGGTCAAGGAGTCGAGTCGAAAGATTCCCGTGATTCTGGAAGCCCAGCAAGTCATCGCCCGACGCGGAACTCCCGCTTGGTTGGAAGTCGATGGTGCTCAGCACAAAGGCAAACTTGTCTCTGTTCCGACTCGCGAAGATATATCTTTTCAGATCAACGAACAGCTCATCGTTGAGCTGTATTCAAAATAA
- a CDS encoding DNA-directed RNA polymerase subunit alpha: MFIRKGDKLLNTRNWTELVKPDQLVKDKRSSNTYGKFICEPLERGFGTTIGNALRRVLLSSMQGAAIVAVRIEGVQHEFSTIPGVLEDVTDIVLNLKQVRLAMTTDEPQRLQLTANSKGAVTAVAIQENQRVKVYNTDQLIATLTEDIDFRLELEVRMGKGYLPAEMHEGVDEEIGLIALDANFSPILKAAYSVEQARVGQMTNYDKLVMEVWTDGSLRPDDAIAYSAKILKDQLSVFIAFDDSEDEQGTTDAADQNIDPLLFKSIEDLELSVRATNCLKSAGISIFGELVQKTENEILETRNFGRKSLEEIRRVVNKMGFDFGTDVPNFEEKYQEWLKKEDTHETQEER; encoded by the coding sequence ATGTTCATTCGTAAAGGCGACAAGCTCCTCAACACCCGCAATTGGACGGAATTGGTCAAGCCCGACCAGCTTGTCAAAGACAAGCGCTCCTCCAATACCTACGGCAAGTTTATCTGCGAGCCGTTGGAACGCGGATTTGGGACAACCATTGGCAACGCCCTGCGTCGCGTCCTGCTGTCGTCCATGCAGGGGGCGGCCATCGTCGCCGTACGCATCGAGGGCGTCCAGCACGAGTTTTCGACAATTCCAGGAGTTCTGGAGGATGTCACGGATATTGTGCTCAACCTGAAGCAAGTCCGATTGGCCATGACCACCGACGAGCCGCAACGTCTTCAGCTCACGGCGAACTCGAAAGGTGCCGTCACCGCCGTCGCCATCCAGGAGAATCAGCGGGTTAAGGTTTACAATACGGATCAGCTCATTGCCACGTTGACGGAGGACATCGATTTTCGCTTGGAACTGGAAGTCCGGATGGGCAAAGGATATCTCCCTGCGGAAATGCATGAAGGGGTGGACGAAGAGATCGGGTTGATCGCCTTGGACGCGAATTTTTCTCCCATACTCAAAGCCGCCTATTCCGTGGAGCAAGCGCGAGTCGGCCAGATGACCAACTATGACAAGTTGGTCATGGAAGTCTGGACCGACGGGTCGTTGCGTCCCGATGACGCCATTGCCTACTCCGCCAAGATACTTAAAGATCAACTCTCCGTGTTCATCGCCTTTGACGACAGCGAGGATGAACAGGGAACAACGGACGCCGCGGACCAAAACATCGATCCGCTTTTGTTCAAGTCCATTGAGGACCTTGAACTATCCGTAAGGGCAACCAACTGCCTGAAGAGCGCCGGGATTTCCATCTTCGGGGAATTGGTTCAAAAGACGGAAAACGAAATTTTGGAAACGCGGAATTTCGGTCGCAAGTCGCTGGAGGAAATTCGGCGCGTGGTCAATAAAATGGGCTTTGATTTTGGGACCGACGTTCCCAACTTCGAAGAGAAATATCAGGAATGGCTGAAGAAGGAAGATACTCATGAGACACAGGAAGAGCGGTAG
- the rplQ gene encoding 50S ribosomal protein L17 codes for MRHRKSGRKFNRTPAHRKAMFRNMASALIQHGRIQTTEAKAKELRGVVEKLVTKAKRNDLHSRRLVYKVLGDHALVKRLFDEVAPLYRDVPGGYTRVLKLGAPRPGDCAPLAFIEFTKHQAVTGQAEQGVAPATTAPQSAAPLSPASEEASPASREKSAE; via the coding sequence ATGAGACACAGGAAGAGCGGTAGAAAGTTCAACCGGACCCCGGCTCACCGAAAGGCCATGTTTCGGAACATGGCCAGCGCGTTGATCCAGCATGGCCGTATTCAAACCACGGAAGCCAAGGCCAAGGAACTCCGCGGCGTGGTCGAAAAACTCGTGACCAAGGCAAAACGCAATGACCTGCATTCCAGACGGCTTGTGTACAAGGTATTGGGCGATCATGCGTTGGTTAAACGCTTGTTCGACGAGGTTGCTCCCTTGTATAGGGATGTTCCCGGCGGATATACACGCGTATTGAAGCTTGGGGCTCCACGCCCGGGAGATTGCGCGCCTTTGGCTTTTATCGAATTTACGAAGCATCAGGCCGTGACTGGGCAAGCTGAACAGGGAGTAGCCCCCGCGACCACTGCTCCGCAAAGCGCGGCTCCACTCAGTCCTGCGTCCGAGGAAGCCTCTCCGGCTTCTCGGGAAAAGTCCGCTGAGTGA
- a CDS encoding selenium metabolism-associated LysR family transcriptional regulator: MDMRQLRAFAKVYERRSFSRAAEDMALSQPTISAHVASLEQSIQVSLFDRLGRSILPTQAADILYRHCASIFASLDRAESEIRLLSNDVSGELKLGGSTIPANYLFPELLSRFLRRYPNVRISLAEGDSLDILDLISRGKLCVGVVGAKDESSELEFQALVDDSLVVLAAPSFLSGRRPPFSVESIVKMPWVARQPGSGTRLAVEQALEKAGCPPKELNVVSVVDGTEALLRFVRCGMGISVSSRLAAREYLQRGELTVVSIPELHFERSFFVVHHPLRHQFPVVRYFLKFVTEAAETLEQPEASQHQAEGNVFDLVRRSGGHFGSLHHQQG, encoded by the coding sequence ATGGATATGCGTCAACTGCGAGCCTTTGCCAAGGTCTATGAACGCAGGAGCTTTTCCCGGGCGGCGGAAGATATGGCTTTGTCCCAACCAACCATCAGCGCGCATGTGGCCTCGTTGGAACAGTCCATCCAGGTTTCGCTGTTTGATCGCTTGGGGCGCAGTATTTTACCGACCCAGGCCGCTGATATTCTCTATAGACACTGCGCGTCCATCTTCGCCTCCCTGGACCGAGCCGAGTCCGAAATTCGTCTGCTGTCCAACGACGTATCCGGCGAGTTGAAGCTGGGAGGAAGCACTATTCCCGCAAACTACTTGTTCCCCGAATTGCTCAGCCGTTTTTTGCGAAGATATCCCAATGTGCGCATCTCGCTGGCCGAAGGCGATTCCTTGGATATCCTGGACTTGATTTCACGGGGCAAGCTTTGTGTCGGCGTGGTCGGCGCCAAGGACGAATCGTCGGAACTGGAATTTCAGGCCCTGGTGGACGACTCGCTTGTGGTCTTGGCGGCGCCAAGTTTTTTATCCGGACGTCGTCCACCCTTCAGCGTTGAATCCATTGTTAAAATGCCTTGGGTGGCGCGCCAACCCGGATCCGGTACGCGACTTGCCGTGGAGCAGGCTCTGGAAAAAGCAGGATGTCCGCCCAAGGAACTAAACGTGGTGAGCGTCGTGGACGGCACGGAAGCCTTGTTGCGTTTCGTGCGTTGCGGCATGGGAATTTCCGTCAGCTCCCGTCTGGCCGCTCGGGAATACCTTCAACGCGGAGAATTGACCGTCGTCAGTATTCCGGAACTGCACTTCGAGCGCAGTTTTTTCGTTGTCCACCATCCCTTGCGCCACCAGTTTCCGGTCGTACGGTATTTTTTGAAATTCGTCACCGAAGCAGCCGAAACGTTGGAACAACCCGAGGCGAGCCAGCATCAGGCCGAAGGGAACGTGTTCGACTTGGTGCGCCGATCCGGTGGCCACTTTGGTTCACTCCATCATCAACAAGGGTGA
- the selD gene encoding selenide, water dikinase SelD, with protein MINLDACALVRGVSAAGUASKISPGDLESVLKDLAIRSDERVLSGTAHAEDAAILRFPPNMALVQTVDFFTPIVNNPYWFGQIAAANSLSDVYAMGGTPWCAMNIVCFPIKKLSKDILKEILRGGLDKIQEAGAVLAGGHSVEDQEVKYGLAVTGFVAPEGFATNGGLRPGDQLILTKPLGSGVLATGLKAELPGAEELEKLLYHWAGRLNRIGGEVIAKLGLKGATDVTGFGLGGHLLEMANASDVRIILEAESVPVLDQAMELIAMGMLPAGSFANKTHCARQVEIKPDVDALRADLIFDAQTSGGLVLGVAEEQVAEAQRMLQEGGDLSEVIGRVVRHQPGEPRLEIV; from the coding sequence ATGATCAATCTTGATGCATGCGCTCTGGTCCGCGGCGTCAGTGCCGCCGGTTGAGCCTCTAAAATATCTCCAGGGGACCTGGAGAGCGTTTTGAAAGACCTCGCCATTCGTTCGGACGAGCGCGTACTTTCAGGAACGGCACATGCCGAGGACGCGGCGATACTGCGTTTTCCGCCGAACATGGCGCTGGTTCAGACCGTTGATTTCTTCACGCCCATTGTCAACAATCCTTATTGGTTCGGGCAAATAGCCGCGGCAAACTCCCTTTCGGACGTCTATGCCATGGGCGGGACCCCGTGGTGCGCCATGAACATCGTCTGTTTTCCGATCAAAAAGCTTTCCAAGGATATCCTTAAGGAAATTCTGCGCGGCGGATTGGACAAGATTCAAGAAGCCGGCGCGGTGTTGGCCGGCGGTCACAGCGTCGAAGATCAGGAGGTCAAATACGGTTTGGCGGTCACCGGCTTCGTCGCTCCGGAAGGCTTCGCGACCAATGGCGGTTTGCGTCCCGGCGATCAGCTGATCCTGACCAAGCCGTTGGGCTCCGGCGTCTTGGCCACGGGACTGAAGGCCGAATTGCCCGGCGCGGAAGAGCTGGAAAAGCTTTTGTACCACTGGGCCGGGCGACTGAACCGAATTGGTGGGGAAGTCATTGCCAAGCTGGGATTAAAAGGCGCCACGGACGTGACCGGATTCGGCCTGGGCGGTCACCTGCTGGAAATGGCCAATGCCTCGGATGTGCGGATTATCCTGGAAGCCGAAAGCGTCCCGGTTCTGGATCAGGCCATGGAACTGATCGCCATGGGCATGCTCCCGGCCGGGAGTTTCGCCAACAAAACGCATTGCGCCCGGCAGGTGGAAATCAAGCCCGACGTGGATGCTCTGCGCGCGGACTTGATTTTCGACGCTCAAACTTCTGGGGGCTTGGTGCTAGGGGTTGCCGAGGAGCAAGTGGCCGAGGCCCAAAGGATGCTCCAAGAGGGTGGGGATCTGAGCGAAGTCATCGGGCGGGTCGTTCGGCATCAGCCCGGGGAGCCACGCCTGGAGATCGTGTAG
- a CDS encoding Fur family transcriptional regulator, whose amino-acid sequence MKRKTQQRQGIQSALGKAMGPLTIPEIHRAALDYSPGLGIATVYRTVRDMLEQGAILQIGIPGEIPRYEDAHRSHHHFFQCRVCSRVFEVHECPADLHRMVPEGFELEDHEVFLFGRCKDCRGGLTDAHP is encoded by the coding sequence ATGAAACGAAAAACGCAACAACGCCAAGGCATTCAATCGGCCCTTGGCAAAGCCATGGGACCGCTGACCATCCCCGAGATTCACCGGGCGGCCTTAGACTACTCGCCAGGCTTGGGCATTGCCACGGTCTATCGAACCGTTCGAGACATGCTGGAACAGGGCGCAATCTTACAAATCGGCATTCCGGGTGAAATCCCAAGATACGAAGACGCGCATCGTTCGCACCACCATTTTTTTCAGTGCCGTGTCTGTTCCCGCGTCTTCGAAGTCCACGAATGTCCCGCCGACCTGCACCGCATGGTTCCGGAAGGGTTTGAATTGGAGGACCACGAAGTGTTCCTGTTCGGACGCTGCAAGGACTGTCGTGGAGGGCTGACAGACGCGCATCCCTGA
- a CDS encoding metal ABC transporter solute-binding protein, Zn/Mn family, producing the protein MRNWSLRLGIALIAFLFVTLGAESVRAQPFEVFVSIAPQKYFVERVGGRFVNVSVMVPPGASPHVYEPNPAQMRTLAQAKIYFALGVEFEKNLLPKIAALNPELQLLHTDAGIDKLSMIPHHQHRDYGHDQGKNHDHGPEDANGKSHGHDHGHGHGQGHEHAHNHGHGQDRGNDHQHHGGLDTHIWLSPDLVRIQARHILEALTALDGAHAPVYEANFKAFMADLDALDADIRHTLAGKQEAAFMVFHPAWGYFARHYGLEQIPVELEGKEPKAQDLQLLIQRAKAEGIRVVFVSPQFSTRSAETIASAIEGQTIAINPLAENWMENMRTVAEKFKQAMQ; encoded by the coding sequence ATGCGCAATTGGAGTTTAAGGTTGGGGATTGCTTTGATCGCGTTCTTGTTCGTGACGCTGGGCGCGGAATCGGTTCGGGCACAGCCTTTTGAGGTGTTCGTGAGCATTGCGCCGCAAAAGTACTTCGTGGAACGCGTCGGCGGACGGTTCGTGAATGTGTCCGTCATGGTCCCGCCGGGAGCCAGCCCGCATGTTTACGAGCCGAATCCGGCCCAGATGCGGACCTTGGCCCAGGCCAAGATATATTTTGCCCTGGGGGTGGAATTCGAGAAAAATCTTTTGCCTAAGATAGCCGCGCTTAACCCTGAACTGCAGCTCCTGCACACGGATGCGGGCATCGATAAACTCTCCATGATCCCCCACCATCAGCACCGTGATTACGGGCACGACCAGGGAAAGAACCACGATCACGGACCCGAAGATGCTAACGGAAAGAGCCACGGCCATGATCATGGGCATGGGCATGGCCAGGGGCATGAACACGCTCACAACCATGGTCATGGCCAAGACCGCGGCAACGACCACCAGCATCACGGCGGACTGGACACCCATATCTGGCTTTCACCGGACTTGGTCCGCATCCAGGCGCGGCACATCCTCGAGGCCTTGACGGCCCTCGACGGTGCTCATGCTCCGGTATATGAAGCCAACTTCAAGGCGTTCATGGCCGACCTGGACGCCCTGGACGCGGACATCCGCCATACCTTGGCTGGAAAGCAGGAGGCGGCGTTCATGGTTTTTCATCCCGCCTGGGGATACTTTGCCCGCCATTACGGGCTGGAGCAGATCCCGGTGGAGCTGGAGGGCAAGGAACCCAAAGCCCAGGACCTACAGCTACTGATTCAGCGGGCCAAGGCAGAGGGGATTCGCGTTGTCTTCGTCTCCCCGCAGTTCTCCACCCGTAGCGCGGAAACCATTGCCTCGGCCATCGAAGGCCAGACCATCGCCATCAACCCGTTGGCCGAAAACTGGATGGAGAACATGCGCACCGTGGCCGAAAAGTTCAAGCAAGCGATGCAGTAA
- a CDS encoding metal ABC transporter ATP-binding protein translates to MSSPVVHAQGVCCAYDGHPVLEDVELRVRQGDFLAVLGPNGGGKTTLLKVLLGILRPHKGVVSVLDAAPGKMSRKVGYVPQHTNVHTQFPVTVEDVVLLGRLPHRTFWRGFDAADRGAARQALERVGMWDLRGRRIGRLSGGQRQRVFIARALANAPELLFLDEPTASVDRDFQTALYDLLKELNVSMTIIVVSHDLSILSSYATSVACVNKTLYYHDRAEFTQTMLESVYHCPVELVTHGPVPHRVLREHRCS, encoded by the coding sequence ATGTCCTCCCCAGTCGTGCATGCCCAGGGCGTGTGTTGCGCCTATGACGGACATCCCGTCCTGGAAGACGTGGAATTGCGTGTGCGCCAGGGAGACTTTTTGGCCGTGTTGGGGCCCAACGGCGGAGGCAAGACCACGCTGCTCAAAGTCTTGCTGGGCATCCTGAGGCCACACAAGGGCGTCGTCTCCGTGCTTGATGCGGCCCCTGGGAAAATGTCCCGCAAGGTGGGGTACGTTCCGCAGCACACCAATGTTCACACCCAGTTCCCCGTTACGGTTGAAGATGTGGTGCTGCTTGGTCGTCTGCCTCACCGTACCTTTTGGCGCGGTTTCGACGCTGCAGACCGGGGGGCGGCGCGCCAAGCCCTGGAGCGGGTGGGCATGTGGGATTTGCGTGGTCGGCGCATCGGCCGGCTTTCCGGCGGTCAGCGGCAACGTGTCTTTATCGCCAGGGCGCTGGCCAACGCACCGGAATTGCTCTTCCTGGACGAACCCACGGCCAGCGTGGACCGGGACTTTCAGACCGCGCTCTACGATTTGCTCAAGGAATTGAACGTCTCCATGACCATCATCGTGGTCAGCCACGACCTCTCCATTCTCTCCAGTTACGCCACGTCCGTGGCCTGCGTGAACAAGACGCTGTATTACCACGACCGGGCCGAGTTCACCCAGACCATGCTTGAATCCGTCTATCACTGCCCCGTGGAGCTGGTGACCCACGGGCCGGTGCCCCACCGGGTGCTCAGGGAACATCGCTGCTCATGA